From Amycolatopsis sp. WQ 127309:
GTGACGACGGCGCCGTCCGCGTTGGACAGTAGCGGGCGGGTGGGATCGGCCGGCGTCAGCTCGGCGGCGTGGGCGCGCAGCGCCTCTTCGGCGGGCGCCATGTAGCGCGTGTGGAACGCGCCGGCGACCTTGAGGGCGCGGATCTTCGTGCCTTCCAGGGGCTCGGCGACGATCTTGGCGATTGCGTCGGCCGCGCCGGAGGCGACGATCTGCCCCGCTCCGTTGCGGTTCGCCGCGGTCAGGCCCTGCTCGCCCAGCCACGCGACGACCTGCTCGGGGTCCCCGAGCATCACCGCGGCCATCGACGTCGGTTCGATCGCGCAGGCCTTCGCCATCTCGGCCCCGCGGACGGCGGCGAGCGCGACGGCCTCTTCGGGCTTCAGCACCCCGGCGATCGCGGCGGCGGCCAGCTCACCCACCGAGTGCCCGGCGACCGGCGCGTCCGCGGGGACCGGCGCGGTGGCCTGGAGGTGCTCGAAGGTGAGCAGCGACAGCGCGACGATCAGCGGCTGCGCGATCGCGGTGTCCTGGATCTCCTCGGCGCCGGCTTCCGTGCCGAGGCGCAGCAGATCGAGCCCCGCGCGCTCGGACCACTGGGCGACGCGCTCGCGCGCGCCGTCGAGGTCGAGCCAGGGCGTGAACATGCCGGGGGCCTGGGATCCCTGGCCGGGAGCGAGCACTGCTGACGTCACCCTCTAAGACAACACGGGGACGGTGCTGTCTGGGGATGCTGACGCTCACAGTGTCTGCCGCGCGTCTTTGTCGGAAACCTCCAAAGACGCGCCGTGCGACCTCGCACGTAACCCGGAAGCCTTGTCGGGTTCAATCACCTTTCGCTGTTAAGTCCATCACGTGACGGGGCTCTCGTGAGAGGGTCTCGGACGGCGTGGGGAGCCGGTCACCAGAGGCCGCGGGCGCGGGCCAGCCGGCCCACCGCCAGCGCGATCCGCAGCACCAGCGCGTCCCGGGGGTCGGTCGGCTGGCAGCCCGTCAGGTCCGCCGCCTTGCGGAGGCGGTAGCGGACCGTGTTCGGGTGGACGAACAGCGTCTTCGCGCACGTCTCCAGCACGCCGCCGCTCTCGAGGTAGGCCTCCACCGTGCGCTGCAGCGTCGGGCCGGCCTCCTCCAGCGGGCGGGCGATGGTGTCGACCAGCAGCCGCTCGGCTTCGGCGTCGCCCGAGAGCGCGCGTTCCGGGAGGAGGTCCGCCGAGCGCACCGGGCGGGGCGCGCCCGGCCAGCCGACCACCGCCCGCAGGCCGGACAACGCCTCCGTCGCGCTGTGGTGCGCCTCCGCGAGCGTCGGGACCGTCGGGCCGGCCACCACCGGGCCGTCGGCGAAGGCCACCGCCATCCGGCCGAGGATCTCGCGTTCCTTCACCCCGCCCTCGGTCGCGCCGCCGATGACGACCACCAGCCGCGAGCCCTGCACGGACAGCAGCACCGGCCGCCCCACACGAGCGGCGCGGCTGCGGACCTCGAACACGACCGTCGGCGGGTCCTCCGACGGCGGGTTGCCCACCAGGACCGTCGCCGCGGCGGTCGGGTCCCAGCCCAGCGCCGTCGCGCGCGAGAGAACGGACTCTTCGGCGTCGCCGCGGACGATGCCGTCGACGACCAGGGCCTCCAGCCGGGCGTCCCACGCGCCGCGCGCCTCGGCCGCGGCGGCGTAGGAGTTGGCCGCGGCGAAGGCGATTTCCCGGCCGTAGCGCAGGATTCCCTCGATCAGCGCGGCCCGCTCGGCCTCGTTCGCCGCGAAGTCCGGCAGCTGTTCCTCGAAAACCTCGATGGCGAGCCGGACCATGCCGACGGCCTGGCGCAGGCTGACCCACCGCGACAGCTCCGCCGGCGCGTCGCGGAACGCCTCGGTCGTGAGCTTCAAGGCCTCTTTGGAGTCCCGCAGCCAGCCGACGAACCCCGCCGCGCCGGCCTGGGTGATCAGCAGGACGCTCGCGCGCTGGTCGGCGGGCAGCCGGGCGAACCACGGCAACCGCTGTTCCATGACGGCGATGCTGGCGCTCGCCAGGCTGCCGGACGCGTGCTCCAGCCGCCGGAGCGTCTTCGCGGACAGTCCGTGGTGCTTCGGCACACGCCGTGTGGTGGGTTCGGCCATTTCGACGCGATCCTACGTGGCCCGCAACTTTCGTAGCCCGCGATGGCAACGCGGGTCGCTATGCGGCGCGTCTACCGGCTGCCTACGATCGCAGCCAAGCGGAGGAAATGGGGGCACCGGGATGACCGGTCTAGAGATCGACGCGATCTCCAAACGCTACGGCGACGTGGTCGCTTTGCGCGAAATGACGTTCGACGTCCGGCCGGGCGAGTTGTTCGGCTTCGTCGGCAGCAACGGCGCCGGGAAGACGACGACCATGCGCATCGCGCTGGGCGTCCTTTCCGCCGACGCCGGCGAAGTGCGTTACGCGGGCGAGCCCGTGACGCACGAAACGCGCCGCCACATCGGTTACATGCCCGAGGAACGCGGGCTGTACCCGAAGATGAAGGTGGGGGAGCAGCTCACGTACCTGGCCCGGCTGCACGGGATGTCCGCGTCCGACGCCAAGACGTCGGCGGAGAAGTGGACGGAACGGCTGGGCGTGGCCGCGCGCCGCGACGACGAGGTGCAGAAGCTCAGCCTCGGCAACCAGCAGCGCGTCCAGCTGGCCGCCGCGCTGGTGCACGAGCCGCGGATCCTGGTGCTCGACGAGCCGTTCTCCGGCCTCGACCCGGTCGCGGTCGACGTGATGAGCCAGGTGCTCAAGGAGAAGGCCGGCGACGGCGTGCCGGTCGTGTTCTCCAGCCACCAGCTCGACCTGGTGGAGCGGCTCTGCGACCGGGTCGGCATCGTCCGGAGTGGACAGATGGTGGAGGTCGGCACGGTCGAAGAGCTGCGTTCCGGCGGTGCGGTGCGGCTGCGCGTCGACGTGCCCGGAGCCGGTGACGGCTGGGCCGACGGCCTCGCCGGCGTCAAGGTGCTCGGCCGGAAGGGCACCGCGACCGAGCTGGAGCTGGCCGACGGCGCGGACGACCAGGCCGTGCTCCGGGCCGCGCTGGCCACCGGGCCGGTGCGCGAGTTCGCCCGCGAGCAGCCGACGCTGGCCGACCTGTTCCGTTCCGTCGTGACGACCGAGGAGGTCCCCGCATGAGTACCCCGGTTCCGGACGTCCGGATGAGCGCGGCGGGCGCCGTCGGGCTGGTCGCCTCGCGCGAGATCGGCACCCGCGTCCGCTCCAAGGCCTACCGCGTCACCACCGTCGTGATGCTGCTGCTGATCGTCGTCGGCATCGTCGTGATCAAGCTGATCTCGGGCGGCGGGGGCGCCGACGCGACGATCGGCTACACCCCGGCCACCGCCGGGTTCAGCGCGCCGCTGCAGGCGACCGGCAAGGCCGTCGACCAGAGCATCGACGTCACCCAGGTCGCCGACGAGGCCGCCGGGCGCGCGAAGCTGGCCGACGGCTCGATCGACGCGCTGCTCACCGGCGACGGCAAGAGCGTGCACGTCCAGGTGAAGAAGGACCTCGACGGCAAGCTCGCGAACGTGCTGCAGCTGCTGTCCCGCCAGGTCGCGCTCGACCAGCAGATCACCACGCTCGGCGGCAACCCGGCCCAGTTCGAGGCCACCGTCTCGGCCGCGAAGTTCGTCGAGGACCCGCCGCTGGAGGAGCCGTACGACTACAACGGCCAGCAGCTGGTGCTCGGCATCGTCGCCGGCATCCTGATCTACCTCTCGCTGATGATCAACGGCCAGAGCGTCGCCCAGGGTGTCGTCGAGGAGAAGACGTCCCGCGTCGTCGAGCTGCTGCTCTCGACGATCAAGCCGTGGCAGCTGATGGCCGGGAAGGTGCTCGGCATCGGGGTGGTCGGGCTGATCCAGATGGTCGTCATCGGGGCCGGCGGGGTGATCGCCGGCTTGGCCACGGGCGTGCTCACGGTGTCCGTTTCGGCGGCCGTCGGCACGGTCGTCTGGCTGATCGTCTGGTACCTGCTCGGGTTCTTCATGTACTCGATCGTGTTCGCCGCGCTGGGTGCGCTGGTGTCCCGGCAGGAGGACGTCGGCGGTGCGGTGATGCCGGCGCTGATGTTCGTGATCGCCGGGTACGTGGTGGGGATTTCCGTGCTGCCGTCGGATCCGGGCAACACGTTCGCCGAAGTGCTTTCGGTGATCCCGGTGTTCGCGCCGACGCTGATGCCGATGCGGCTGGCGATGGGCGGGGTGCCGGTGTGGGAAGCCGTGTTGTCGGTGGGGCTGGTGGTGCTGATGATCCCGGTACTGATCTGGCTCGCCGCGCGGATCTACCGCAACGCCGTCATGCGCAGTGGCGCGAAGGTGAAACTGCGGGACGCGCTGCGCGCCGCCTGACGTTTCCCGGTTGTTCATCCGGCCCTCGGACCGCTTCGGCGTCCGGGGGCCGGTTTGTTCTCGGCCCGTGACACCGGGATTCCCCCAAATGCTCGAGGCCGCCCGGCGCTTGCGGTTTACGCTGCGCCGGACGGCCTCGTCTCCCCGGTCCCCACCGGTAGAACCAGTATGGCTGCCAACGATCTTTGCGCGCCAGTCGTCTCACTCGATCGTGGGGCGCACGAGTTGCCGCCGCTGGGTACCTGATCAACGATCCGGTGCACAACAGCGGCACCACCCGAATCGCGGCGCGATTCGGTGCGAAACATCAAGAGGGAGTCGGCATGGGCCAGCAACTCAAGGACGGACTGGGACAAGCGTGGAACCTCGTGGCCACGTTCGTCCCGAAACTCGTCGGTTTCCTGATCATCCTGCTGATCGGCTGGCTGATCGCGAAGGCCGTCTCGAAGGGCCTGAGCCTCGTTCTCGGAAAGGTGGGGTTCGGCAAGCTGATCGAGAAGACCGGCCTTTCCGCCAGCATCGGCCAGCAGAAGATCGACGCGGCCGGGATCCTCGTGAAACTGGTCTACTACTTCATCCTGCTGATCGCGCTGCAGCTGGCGTTCGGCGTGTTCGGACCGACCAACCCGGTCAGCCAGCTGCTCAACGACATCATCGCGTTCCTGCCGCGGATCGTGGTCGCGCTGGTGCTGATCGTGGTCGCCGCGGCCATCGCGAAGGTCGTGCGTGACGTCGTGACGTCGGCGATGTCGGGCCGCCCGGCCGGCCGGTACCTGGCCACCGGCGCCTACTGGCTGATCATGGCGTTCGGCATCATCGCCGCGCTCGGCCAGGTCAACATCGCGACCGCGATCACCGGCCCGGTGCTGATCGCCGTGCTGGCCACCATCGGCGGCGTCATCGTCGTCGGCTTCGGCGGCGGCCTGATCAAGCCGGCGCAGGACCGCTGGCGCGGCTGGATGGCGAACATGCAGCAGCAGCTGGCGGAGACGCCGCAGCAGCGCACGGGCGAGATGGGCCGCAGTGAGGCCCCCCACGCGATGGTCGGCGCCGACAACACCCCGACCCCGCCGGTCGGGACCCCGCGCCCGCAGATCTGAGCAGCGGAGTGACGAGACGGGCCCGGCAGACGAGGAAGCTGCCGGGCCCGTTTCGTTGTGCGGATGAGGTCCGTTCGGGTGGTGTGCCGGCTCGGGGATCAACGCCGCGGGGGCCCGGGGGAGTGGTCCAGCCGGCGGATTCGGAACGGCCGGGCCCGCCGGCCGGAGGAGAACTCATGGGAATCAAGCCGTCACCGTGCTGCAATTCGCGTGCCACAGCAAGCACACGCTGTGCAATCTCACCTACGGCGCCGGTACGCGCGTCGACTACGTTGTGGCCCAGCGCAGCAAGGGCACGGGGGCGGTCGGGTTCTTCGAGGTCTTCGGTCCGGGCTCCTACAAGAAGACCGGTCCCACCAACACGGCGTTGGAGAGCACCATCGAGGTGCACAAGACCTTCCCGGACAAGTCGCTGATCTGCCTGCGGTTCTGGCGATACGACGGGCCGGGTCTGTTCACCCAGGTCGGTGGCGACGTCTGCACCTCGATCCCGATCTCCTGACCCGGGACCGCGGTGTCCTGGCCGCGACCCGGACGGCAAGTCCGTGGCGGCACCGTCCGCGTCGGCGACGTCCACGACGTGGGATGTTCCGCGCCTCACAGTCCCTGGGGAATGCGCCCCTCCCGGAGCATGTTGGTGACCGGTAGGACGAAAGGGGCGTCACGTGAACTACCTGCTGGAACACGGCTTCCGGGTGCTCGGACAGTGGATCTCCATCGCCGAGTTCGCCGGGCAGGTGTTCGCGCTGGCCGTGGTGTTCCTCGCGCAACGTCGCACCCTGTGGACGTGGCCGGTGCAGGTCGGCGCCACCGTGCTGCTGTTCGCCGTCTACGCCTCCGCGCACCTCGGCGGGCTCGCCGCCCGGCAGGTCGCCATCCTCGCCATCTCCGTCTACGGCTGGTGGGCCTGGACGCGCCGCAAGGACCCGGTGTTCGGCGTCGTCGTGCGCCAGGGCCGGCTCACCGAACGGCTCGTCATGCTCGGCACGTTCGTCGCCGGCACCACCGTGATGGCCCTGGTCCTCGACGCGCTGCACGCGTCGTGGGCGCCGTGGCCGGACGCCGCGATCTTCGTCGGCACCCTCGTCGCCTTCGGCGCGCAGGGCGCGGGGCTGGTCGAGTTCTGGCTGGTCTGGCTGGTCGTCGACGCGATCGGCGTGCCGCTGCAGATCTCGTCCGGGCTCTACTTCTCGGCCGCGATCTACATCGTGTTCGCCGGGCTGGTCGTGCACGGCTGGTGGACCTGGAACCGCTCGGCCAAGCAGCGCGTCGCGGCCCGCGACCACGGCGTCATGGCAGCATCCAGCTGAGCACCGGCGTGCTCTGACCCCACACGATCAGGCACATCACCAGCAGCAGCCCGAGGCTCCACGGCAGCACCTTGCGCAGCAGCTTGCCCTCTTCACCGGGCAGGTTCGCCGCGACGCAGGCGATGGTGAGGTTCTGCGGCGAGACCATCTTGCCGAGCACCCCGCCGGAGCTGTTGGCCGCGGCGAGCAGGTCCGCGGGCAGGCCGGTCTGGTGGGCCGCGGTCACCTGCAGCGCGCCGAACAGCGCGTTGGCCGACGTGTCGGACCCCGAGACGGCGACGCCGAACCAGCCGAGGACCGGGGACAGGAACGCGAGCGCGGCGCCGGCGGCCGCGATGAACGTGCCGATGGTGCTGGTCTGGCCGGACAGGTTCATCACGTAGGCCAGCGCGAGCACGCTGGTGACGGTGAGGATCGCGAAGCGCAGTTCCTTCACCGTCGCCAGCCATTCGCTCACCGCGCCGCTCGCGGACACCGCCAGCACCGCCGCCGTGATGATCCCGGCGATCAGCACGAGCGTGCCGCCGGTGTTGAGGAACGGCAGCGAGAACGTGTTGCCGGACACCGGTTTCCCGTTCGGCGCGGCCACGTTCAGCCCGGGCCAGCGGAACTTCCAGGTCGCCTTGTCGAGCAGCTTCTTGATCGGCGGCAGCACGGCGAGGGAGAAGATCACGATGATCAGCGCGTACGGCAGGTACGCCTTCACGACGTCGCCGCGCGCGTCCTCCGGCGGCGCTTCGGTGGTCGTCGTCCCGCCCAGCCCGACGCGGACGGCTTCGGGCACCGGACGGCGGGTCTGGGGCAGCGCCACCAGCGCGGCCGCGCCGGCGAGCGCGGCGCCGATGTCGGCCAGCTGCGGCGAGACGTAGTTGGACGCGAGGAACTGCACGAGCCCGAACGCGACCCCGCAGACCAGCGCGGGCAGCCACGTGTCGCGCAGGCCGCGCTTGCCGTCGACGATGATCACCAGCAGCAGCGGCACGACCAGGGCGAGCAACGGCGTCTGGCGCCCGACGATCGACGACACCTGCTCCAGCGGCAGCCCGGTGACCTGGGCGAGCGTGACGACCGGCGTGCCCATGGCGCCGAACGCGACCGGCGCGGTGTTCGCGACCAGCGCGACGACCGCGGCTTTCACCGGGTGGAAGCCGACGGCCACCAGCATCACGGCGCTGATCGCGACGGGCGCGCCGAAGCCCGCGAGGGCCTCCATCAGCGCGCCGAAGCAGAACGCGATGATCAGCGCCTGGATGCGCGGGTCGTCGGAGATCCGGCCGAACGAGCGGCGCAGCACGTCGAAGTGCCCGGTCCGCACGGTGAGCCGGTAGATCCACAGCGCGTTGACGACGATCCACATGATCGGCCACAGGCCGAACGCGGCGCCGGACAGCGCGCCGGAGACGGCCTGGACGATCGGCATCCCGAACGCGGCGATCCCGACGACGAGCGCGACGAGCAGCCCGATCAGGGCGGCGTGGTGCGCCTTCATCCGGACGACGCCGAGGAGGACGAGCACGGTGGCCAGGGGCAGCACGGCGACGAGCGCCGACAGGCCCAGCGAGCCGAGGGGAGTCACGTCTTGCACGAACACGGGCGACCTCCGTTTTCCACGATGCGAAAACGGCCTTTCCGCGAGTGCCCGTGATCCTCCTCACAAACCGGGCGTTACGTCAACAACTTGCGGCCGATCAGCGCAACTGGCCGGTCGTGAACCCGTCACTCGTGTGATCGAAGCCGGAACTCACGTGATCGAAGCCGGAACTCGCGAGTTCCGGCCCCAATCACGTCAATGACGGGTCTGATCACGCGAGTCACGGGTCTGATCACGTGGGTTACGGCTGGGGGAGGACGGCTAGGGCCGTGTCCGCGATCGCGCGGAGTTCGGCGGGGCTCGAACCGCCTTTGCCGAGGGCTTCGATGCCGCGGGTGACGGCCAGCAGCAGGCTCGCGAGGTGGGCCGGGTCCTGGTCGCCGGCGATGTCGCCCGCGCGCTGGGCGGCCGCGACGGCCGCCGTCAGCTGCTCCCGCAGCTCGTGGAAGACGCGCTGGGCGCGGGCCGCGACGGCTTCGTCGTGCTCTGCGCACTCCGCGGTGCCCTTCGCGAGCATGCAGCCGCGCCGGTCCCGGTCGGCCGCTGTGGACTCGGCAATCCCTGCGACGTAGTCGCGGATCCGCTGGCGGGCGCCGCTGTCGGGACCTTCGAGCGCGCGGCGCGTCGCCTCGGCGGACTCGGTGCAGTAGTCGTCGAAGACGCGCAGGAACAGCGCGTGCTTGTCGCCGAAGGCGCCGTAGAGGCTGCCTTTGCCGAGGCCGGTCGCGGCGGCGATGTCGTCGATCTTCGTGCCCGCGTAACCGGTCGCCCAGAACTGGTCCCTGGCGGCGCGCAGCACCGCGTCCTGGTCGAAGCTCCGGGGTCGTGCCATGGCCTCAGCGTACCCATTCTTGACTGTCTCGTCCATAACGGCGTAGGTTCTGGACGAGACAGTCAAGAACTCGACCAGGGGAGCATCGTGACCAGCACACTGAAGGACAAGACGGCCGTCGTGACCGGCGCCGGGACCGGCATCGGGCTCGCCATCGCGAAGCGGTTCGCGGCCGAAGGCGCGCACGTGTTCATCACCGGGCGGCGCAAGGAGGTCCTCGACGACGCCGTCGCCGAGATCGGCGGCAGCGTGCAGGCGATCCGCGCCGACTCCTCGAACCTCGCCGACCTCGACGCGCTCTACCGGGCCGTCGAAGAGCGCGGGAAGGGCCTCGACGTCGTCGTCGCCAACTCCGGCGGCGGCACCGTCGCCCCGCTCGGCGAGATCACCGAGGAGCAGGTCGACGGCACGTTCGCCACGAACGTCAAGGGCGTCGTCTTCACCGTGCAGAAGGCCTTGCCGCTGCTCAACGAGAACGCGTCGATCATCATCACGGGCTCGACGACGTCGACGCGCGTGGCGCCGGGCATGAGCATCTACGCCGCGACGAAGGCCGCCGTCCGCAACTTCGCGCGGACCTGGGCGCTCGACCTGAAGGGCAAGGGCGTCCGCGTGAACGTCCTCAGCCCGGGACCGACGCGCACCCCGGGCCTGCTCGGCCTGGCCGAGCCCGCCGCCCAGCAGGCGATGCTCGACATGTTCGAGGCCGACGTCCCGCTCGGCCGGATCGGCGACCCGTCCGAGATCGCCGGCGCGGCACTGTTCCTGGCCTCACCCGACGCCAGCTTCGTCAACGGCGTCGAATTCTTCGTCGACGGCGGCCAGGCGCAGGTCTGACCGGGCTCAGCGCAGCGTCGCGTGTGACGGCTTGAGGTCGGCGAGGGTGCGGACGCCCAGCAGCTGCATCGTGCGGACCATCTCCGTGCGGAGGATGTCCACGCAGCGCTGGACGCCGCGCTCGCCGCCGGCCATCAGGCCGTAGAGGAACGCGCGGCCGACCAGGACGGCGTCGGCCCCGCGGGCGATGGCCGCGACGATGTCGCCGCCGGACAGGATGCCGGTGTCGATCCAGACCTCGGCGCCGCCCTGGATCTCGTCGAGCACCGCCGGGAGCAGCTCCAGGGGCGTCGGCGCGCGGTCCAGCTGGCGGCCGCCGTGGTTCGAGATCAGCACCGCGTCGGCGCCGTGCTTGACGACGTCGCGCGCGTCGTCGACGTTCTGCACGCCCTTGACCACGAGCTTCCCGGGCCAGGTGCGGCGCACCCAGTCGAGGTCGTCGTAGTTCAGCGTCGGGTCGAACAGCTTGTTCAGCAGCTCGGCGACGGTGCCGTCGAAGTGGCTGAGCGAGGCGAAGTTCAGCGGCTCGGTGGTGAGCAGGTTGAACCACCACGCGGGGTGCGTCGCGCCGTCGAGGAACGTCTTGAGCGTGAGCGCCGGCGGGATGGTCAGGCCGTTGCGGACGTCGCGCAGCCGGGCGCCGCCGACCGGGGTGTCGACGGTCAGCATGAGCGTGTCGAAGCCGTGTTCCCACGCGCGATTCATCAGATCTTCGCCGGCGCCGTGGTCGCGCCAGACGTAGAGCTGGAACCACTTGCGGGCCCCGGGCGCGGCGGCGGCGAGGTCCTCGATCGACGTCGTCGCCATGGTCGAGAGCCCCATCGGGATGCCGTTGCGCTCGGCGACGCGGGCCACCGCGCTCTCGCCCTCGTGCTGCATCATCCGGGTGAAACCGGTGGGGGCGAAGGCGAAGGGCAGGGCCGAGGTCTTGCCGAGGATCTCGCGCGTGGTGTCCACATCGGACACCCCGCGCAGGACGTTCGGGTGGAACTCGACCCGCCGGTAGGCCTGGCGGGCGCGCAGCAGGCTGTCTTCGAGCTCGGCCGCGCCGTCGGTGTAGTCGAAGGCCGCCCGCGGGGTCCGCTTGCGCGCGGCCGTGCGCAGGTCGGCGATGGTGTGCGCGTTGCCGAGCCGCCGGTCGGTCGGGTTGAGCACGATCGGCTTGGGCCGCAGGAGCTGCTTCAGCTCGTCCGGCTTCGGCAGTCGGCGCTTCGTCACCTTCATCAACTCCCTAGCAAGCGGGACCCGGCAGACATCGGATGTCTGCCGGGTCCCTTTCTAGCACCAGGTCACGCGCTGCCGGAATCGGACGTCTGCGGCCCGGCGGCCGAGATGTCGTCGATCCGGTACTTCGTGGCCGCCTCGAGGACCTTCGCCTGGTCGACCTCGCCGCGCTTGGCCAGCGCCGAGAGGGCGCCGATCGTGATCGACTCGGCGTCGACCAGGAACTTCCGCCGCGCGGCGGGCCGGGTGTCGGAGAAGCCGAAGCCGTCCGTGCCCAGCGTGAGCATGTCGGTCGGGACCCACGGGCGGATCAGGTCCGGCACCGAGCGCATCCAGTCCGACACCGCCACGACCGGCCCGTTCGTGCCCGAAAGCGCTTCGGTCACGTACGGCACGCGCGGCTCGCTGCCCGGGTAGAGCAAGTTGTCGTGGTCGATCTCGACGGCCTCGCGCCGCAGCTCGGTCCACGACGTCGCCGACCACACGGCCGCCCGCACGCCCCACTCCTCGGCGAGGAGCTTCTGCGCCTTCAGCGCGTCCGGCATCGTGACGCCCGAGACCAGGATCTGCACCTCGGCGCCGTCGCCCTCGGGGGCGTCGGCGTACTTGTACAGGCCCTTCAGCAGGCCGTCGACGTCGAGGTTCGCCGGCTCGGCGGGCTGCTGGTACGGCTCGTTGTAGATCGTCATGTAGTAGAAGACGTTCTCGCCGTTGCCGTCCGGGCCGGTCTCGCCGTACATCCGGCGGAGGCCGTCCTTCACGATGTGCGCGATCTCGAACGACCACGACGGGTCGTACGCCACGGCCGCCGGGTTGGTCGAGGCCAGCAGCAGCGAGTGCCCGTCGGCGTGCTGCAGGCCCTCACCGGTCAGCGTGGTGCGCCCGGCGGTGGCGCCGATGACGAACCCGCGGGCCATCTGGTCGGCGGCGGCGTAGAGGCCGTCACCGGTGCGCTGGAACCCGAACATCGAGTAGAAGATGTAGATCGGGATCATCGGCTCGCCGTGCGTCGCGTACGACGTGCCGACGGCGGTGAACGACGCGGTCGAGCCCGCCTCGTTGATGCCCTCGTGCAGCAGCTGGCCCTTTTCGGACTCCTTGTAGGCCAGCATCAGGCTCGCGTCGACCGACGTGTACGTCTGGCCGTGCGGGTTGTAGATCTTGGCCGTCGGGAACATCGAGTCGAGGCCGAAGGTGCGGGCCTCGTCCGGGATGATCGGGACGACGCGCTTGCCGATCTCGGAGTCCTTCGCCAGCTCGCGGACCAGCCGGACGAACGCCATCGTCGTGGCGACCTCCTGCTTTCCCGAGCCCTTCCGGACGCCTTCGTAGACCTTGTCGCCGGGCAGCACGAGCGCCTTCGCCGACTTCGGGCGGCGTTCCGGCAGGAAGCCGCCGAGCGCCTTGCGGCGGCCGATCAGGTACTCGATCTCCGCCGAGTCCTTGCCCGGGTGGTAGTACGGCGGCAGCTTCGGGTCGCGCTCGAGCTCCTCGTCGCTGATCGGGATCCGCTGTGAGTCGCGGAACAGCTTGAGGTCGTCGAGGGTGAGCTTCTTCATCTGGTGCGTGGCGTTGCGGCCCTCGAACGCCGGGCCCAGGCCGTAGCCCTTGATGGTGTGGGCCAGGATCACCGTCGGCTGGCCGTGGTGCTCC
This genomic window contains:
- a CDS encoding ACP S-malonyltransferase: MTSAVLAPGQGSQAPGMFTPWLDLDGARERVAQWSERAGLDLLRLGTEAGAEEIQDTAIAQPLIVALSLLTFEHLQATAPVPADAPVAGHSVGELAAAAIAGVLKPEEAVALAAVRGAEMAKACAIEPTSMAAVMLGDPEQVVAWLGEQGLTAANRNGAGQIVASGAADAIAKIVAEPLEGTKIRALKVAGAFHTRYMAPAEEALRAHAAELTPADPTRPLLSNADGAVVTSGAEYLERLVAQVTRSVRWDLTMDGLVSLGVTRTVELAPAGTLTGLVKRQLKGVVTTTTALKTPAELAALRQEDAS
- a CDS encoding CdaR family transcriptional regulator; the encoded protein is MAEPTTRRVPKHHGLSAKTLRRLEHASGSLASASIAVMEQRLPWFARLPADQRASVLLITQAGAAGFVGWLRDSKEALKLTTEAFRDAPAELSRWVSLRQAVGMVRLAIEVFEEQLPDFAANEAERAALIEGILRYGREIAFAAANSYAAAAEARGAWDARLEALVVDGIVRGDAEESVLSRATALGWDPTAAATVLVGNPPSEDPPTVVFEVRSRAARVGRPVLLSVQGSRLVVVIGGATEGGVKEREILGRMAVAFADGPVVAGPTVPTLAEAHHSATEALSGLRAVVGWPGAPRPVRSADLLPERALSGDAEAERLLVDTIARPLEEAGPTLQRTVEAYLESGGVLETCAKTLFVHPNTVRYRLRKAADLTGCQPTDPRDALVLRIALAVGRLARARGLW
- a CDS encoding ABC transporter ATP-binding protein — its product is MTGLEIDAISKRYGDVVALREMTFDVRPGELFGFVGSNGAGKTTTMRIALGVLSADAGEVRYAGEPVTHETRRHIGYMPEERGLYPKMKVGEQLTYLARLHGMSASDAKTSAEKWTERLGVAARRDDEVQKLSLGNQQRVQLAAALVHEPRILVLDEPFSGLDPVAVDVMSQVLKEKAGDGVPVVFSSHQLDLVERLCDRVGIVRSGQMVEVGTVEELRSGGAVRLRVDVPGAGDGWADGLAGVKVLGRKGTATELELADGADDQAVLRAALATGPVREFAREQPTLADLFRSVVTTEEVPA
- a CDS encoding ABC transporter permease, which produces MSTPVPDVRMSAAGAVGLVASREIGTRVRSKAYRVTTVVMLLLIVVGIVVIKLISGGGGADATIGYTPATAGFSAPLQATGKAVDQSIDVTQVADEAAGRAKLADGSIDALLTGDGKSVHVQVKKDLDGKLANVLQLLSRQVALDQQITTLGGNPAQFEATVSAAKFVEDPPLEEPYDYNGQQLVLGIVAGILIYLSLMINGQSVAQGVVEEKTSRVVELLLSTIKPWQLMAGKVLGIGVVGLIQMVVIGAGGVIAGLATGVLTVSVSAAVGTVVWLIVWYLLGFFMYSIVFAALGALVSRQEDVGGAVMPALMFVIAGYVVGISVLPSDPGNTFAEVLSVIPVFAPTLMPMRLAMGGVPVWEAVLSVGLVVLMIPVLIWLAARIYRNAVMRSGAKVKLRDALRAA
- a CDS encoding nicotinamide mononucleotide transporter family protein; this encodes MNYLLEHGFRVLGQWISIAEFAGQVFALAVVFLAQRRTLWTWPVQVGATVLLFAVYASAHLGGLAARQVAILAISVYGWWAWTRRKDPVFGVVVRQGRLTERLVMLGTFVAGTTVMALVLDALHASWAPWPDAAIFVGTLVAFGAQGAGLVEFWLVWLVVDAIGVPLQISSGLYFSAAIYIVFAGLVVHGWWTWNRSAKQRVAARDHGVMAASS
- a CDS encoding L-lactate permease, whose product is MFVQDVTPLGSLGLSALVAVLPLATVLVLLGVVRMKAHHAALIGLLVALVVGIAAFGMPIVQAVSGALSGAAFGLWPIMWIVVNALWIYRLTVRTGHFDVLRRSFGRISDDPRIQALIIAFCFGALMEALAGFGAPVAISAVMLVAVGFHPVKAAVVALVANTAPVAFGAMGTPVVTLAQVTGLPLEQVSSIVGRQTPLLALVVPLLLVIIVDGKRGLRDTWLPALVCGVAFGLVQFLASNYVSPQLADIGAALAGAAALVALPQTRRPVPEAVRVGLGGTTTTEAPPEDARGDVVKAYLPYALIIVIFSLAVLPPIKKLLDKATWKFRWPGLNVAAPNGKPVSGNTFSLPFLNTGGTLVLIAGIITAAVLAVSASGAVSEWLATVKELRFAILTVTSVLALAYVMNLSGQTSTIGTFIAAAGAALAFLSPVLGWFGVAVSGSDTSANALFGALQVTAAHQTGLPADLLAAANSSGGVLGKMVSPQNLTIACVAANLPGEEGKLLRKVLPWSLGLLLVMCLIVWGQSTPVLSWMLP
- a CDS encoding TetR/AcrR family transcriptional regulator; translation: MARPRSFDQDAVLRAARDQFWATGYAGTKIDDIAAATGLGKGSLYGAFGDKHALFLRVFDDYCTESAEATRRALEGPDSGARQRIRDYVAGIAESTAADRDRRGCMLAKGTAECAEHDEAVAARAQRVFHELREQLTAAVAAAQRAGDIAGDQDPAHLASLLLAVTRGIEALGKGGSSPAELRAIADTALAVLPQP
- a CDS encoding SDR family NAD(P)-dependent oxidoreductase, whose product is MTSTLKDKTAVVTGAGTGIGLAIAKRFAAEGAHVFITGRRKEVLDDAVAEIGGSVQAIRADSSNLADLDALYRAVEERGKGLDVVVANSGGGTVAPLGEITEEQVDGTFATNVKGVVFTVQKALPLLNENASIIITGSTTSTRVAPGMSIYAATKAAVRNFARTWALDLKGKGVRVNVLSPGPTRTPGLLGLAEPAAQQAMLDMFEADVPLGRIGDPSEIAGAALFLASPDASFVNGVEFFVDGGQAQV